From Coffea arabica cultivar ET-39 chromosome 2e, Coffea Arabica ET-39 HiFi, whole genome shotgun sequence, the proteins below share one genomic window:
- the LOC113730617 gene encoding SWR1 complex subunit 2, which yields METGKEEKEKETLVFLDRASRATRGKRMTKLLDDEVEEDETFWNQDALKEEEHDDEYEEEAEVADVFDSDFDEDEPEPDEEVENEPDDRTRPKKRLIFPGKTISKNKKKKRVHKSERVPREEGTSEQSTPPEHHDAPEDVEVERTIRKSTRTSVIVKQAEREAIQAALQATIRPIKKKKEGEEKRMTQEEMLLEAAQTEIMNLRNLERVLAREEEVKKRAVVHKAVYTGPQIRYLSRNGSSFLEYMNGASFESEISTESHPYAEKAICAVTGLPAKYRDPKTGLPYATKEAFKMIREELSDKSKSISEKKSKELLSDAIPEQGFSQRRKRTMFPKRETSYFRPFARFRRFPASEIEDSE from the exons ATGGAGactggaaaagaagagaaagagaagGAGACTCTGGTCTTTCTGGACCGGGCTTCTCGTGCTACTAGAGGCAAACG GATGACAAAATTGCTAGACGACGAGGTAGAAGAGGATGAAACTTTCTGGAATCAAGATGCTCTGAAAGAG GAAGAACATGACGATGAATATGAAGAAGAAGCAGAGGTTGCTGATGTTTTTGACAGTGACTTTGATGAAGAt GAACCTGAGCCAGATgaagaagtagaaaatgaaCCAGATGATAG GACTCGACCAAAAAAGCGACTAATATTCCCAGGAAAGACAATATctaagaataaaaagaaaaagagggtaCATAAATCGGAAAGGGTTCCTCGAGAGGAAGGAACTTCTGAGCAATCCACTCCTCCTGAGCATCATGATGCTCCTGAAGATGTGGAAGTGGAAAGAACCATTAGGAAATCTACTAGAACTTCAGTTATTGTTAAGCAAGCTGAGAGGGAGGCAATACAAGCAGCACTGCAAGCAACAATAAGgccaattaaaaagaaaaaggaaggcgAGGAGAAGCGGATGACCCAAGAAGAGATGCTTCTGGAAGCAGCTCAAACAGAAATTATGAACCTTAGAAATTTGGAGCGAGTTTTAGCTAGGGAAGAAGAAGTTAAGAAAAGAGCAGTTGTGCATAAAGCAGTTTACACAGGCCCTCAGATACGATATCTTTCAAGAAATGGTTCTTCATTTCTTGAGTATATGAATGGAGCGTCATTTGAATCAGAGATATCAACAGAATCCCATCCTT ACGCAGAAAAAGCAATTTGTGCTGTCACTGGGTTACCAGCAAAATATCGCGATCCGAAGACTGGGCTACCATATGCAACAAAAGAAGCTTTTAAGATGATAAGAGAGGAGCTGTCGGATAAAAGCAAAAGCATTTCAGAGAAAAAAAGCAAGGAACTCCTCTCTGATGCAATTCCTGAGCAAGGATTTTCTCAAAGACGAAAGAGAACAATGTTTCCAAAGAGAGAAACATCATACTTCCGGCCTTTTGCTCGTTTCCGTAGATTTCCTGCTAGTGAAATAGAAGATTCAGAATAG
- the LOC113730614 gene encoding myosin-9 isoform X1, which produces MGTSVNIIVGSHVWVEDPEVTWIDGQVNKIKGAEAEIETSNGKKVVVKLSKVYPKDTETAPGGVDDMTKLSYLHEPGVLQNLKSRYELNEIYTYTGNILIAINPFQKLPHLYDPHMMVQYKGAPLGELSPHVFAVADVAYRQMVKEGKSNSILVSGESGAGKTETTKMLMRYLAFLGGRAATEGRTVEQQVLESNPVLEAFGNAKTVRNNNSSRFGKFVEIQFDKQGRISGAAIRTYLLERSRVCQISDPERNYHCFYLLCAAPQEEIEKYKLGQPKTFHYLNQSRCYELDGVSDAHDYLATRRAMDIVGISAKEQEAIFRVVAAILHIGNIDFAKGKEIDSSMLKDEKSKFHLKTTAELLRCDPVALEDALLKRVMITPEEVIKRSLDPLSATVGRDGFAKTIYSRLFDWLVDKINVSIGQDAKSKSLIGVLDIYGFESFKHNSFEQFCINFTNEKLQQHFNQHVFKMEQEEYTREVIDWSYIEFVDNQDVLDLIEKKPGGIVALLDEACMFPKSTHETFANKLYMTFKNHKRFLKPKLSRTDFIISHYAGEVHYQSDQFLDKNKDYVVPEHQDLLSASKCSFVAGLFPSIHEETTKSSKFASIGSRFKLQLQQLMETLNATEPHYIRCVKPNNLLKPAIFENSNIMQQLRCGGVLEAIRISCAGYPTRRPFFEFINRFGLLAPEVLEGSYDEKVACQKILEKKGLKGSQIGKTKVFLRAGQMAELDARRAEVLSSAAKAIQQRIRTHYARKQFVALRKASICMQSLCRGKLACKHYEGMKREAAAVKIQKNTRRREARMAYNKLRISVLVLQTGLRSMDACKRFTFKRQSRAATVIQAMWRCHKASSYHRKLKRGTIIAQCRWRGKIARRELRKLKMAARETGALKEAKDKLEKQLEELTWRLQLEKRLRTDLEEAKAQEIAKLQNSLEAMQKKVDEANALLVKERESAKKAIQDAPPVIKEVPVYVEDTNKVESLTEEISSLKASLQHEKESSNELQQQYGKAQESSEERRKQLEETEGRLHQLQESLHRLEEKLNNLESENKVLRQQAVSIAPNKFLSGRSRSILQRMESSHSFGDTRMTMDLHSASMNHRDFEADDKPQKSLNEKQQENQELLLRCIAQHLGFACNRPIAACIIYKCLLHWRSFEVERTSVFDRIIQTIGHAIEKTQDNNDVLAYWLSNASTLLLLLQRTLKASGAAGMAPQRRRSSSASLFGRMNYSFRGTPQGVNLSFVTSGIPGGVESLRQIEAKYPALLFKQQLTAYVEKIYGMIRDNLKKEISPLLGLCIQAPRTSRASLVKGSSRSVANTAAQQVLIAHWQGIVTSLGNFLNTLKANHVPPFLVRKVFTQIFSFINVQLFNSLLLRRECCSFSNGEYVKAGLAELEHWCYTATDKYAGSAWEELKHIRQAIGFLVIHPKPKKTLDEISHSLCPVLSVQQLYRISTMYWDDKYGTHSVSSEVISKMRVLMTEDSNNAVSNSFLLDDDSSIPFSVDDISKSMEQIEISDIEPPPLIRENTGFSFLLPA; this is translated from the exons ATG GGCACTTCAGTCAACATTATTGTTGGTTCTCATGTCTGGGTTGAAGACCCAGAAGTGACTTGGATTGATGGACAAGTAAATAAGATCAAAGGTGCGGAAGCTGAGATTGAGACGAGTAATGGCAAGAAG GTTGTTGTGAAGCTATCAAAAGTTTATCCTAAAGACACGGAAACTGCTCCTGGAGGTGTTGATGACATGACAAAACTATCTTATTTGCATGAGCCAGGGGTCTTGCagaacctaaaatcaagataTGAACTCAATGAGATCTAT ACTTACACTGGAAATATTTTAATTGCAATTAATCCATTTCAAAAACTGCCCCATCTATATGATCCACACATGATGGTACAATACAAAGGAGCACCACTTGGAGAGCTAAGCCCTCATGTGTTTGCTGTTGCTGATGTTGCTTACAG GCAAATGGTAAAGGAAGGAAAAAGCAATTCCATTCTGGTTAGTGGTGAAAGTGGAGCAGGTAAAACAGAGACAACAAAAATGCTTATGCGGTACCTTGCCTTTCTGGGAGGGCGGGCAGCTACTGAAGGAAGAACAGTCGAGCAGCAAGTTCTTGAA TCCAATCCCGTTCTTGAAGCATTTGGGAATGCTAAAACTGTTAGAAATAATAATTCCAG CCGTTTCGGAAAATTCGTAGAGATACAATTTGACAAGCAAGGGAGAATATCAGGAGCAGCTATCAGAACTTACCTTCTTGAGAGATCCCGAGTTTGCCAAATATCTGATCCTGAGCGGAACTACCACTGCTTTTATCTCCTTTGTGCCGCTCCGCAGGAG GAAATTGAGAAGTATAAACTGGGACAACCTAAGACCTTTCACTACCTCAATCAGTCACGTTGCTATGAGCTGGATGGTGTGAGCGATGCCCATGACTATCTTGCCACTAGGAGAGCGATGGATATTGTTGGAATTAGTGCAAAGGAGCAG GAAGCAATTTTCAGAGTTGTTGCTGCGATTCTTCATATTGGTAACATTGATTTTGCAAAGGGAAAGGAAATTGATTCATCAATGCTAAAGGATGAGAAATCAAAATTTCATCTTAAAACAACAGCAGAACTTCTCAG GTGTGATCCTGTGGCTCTGGAAGATGCACTGTTGAAACGTGTGATGATTACCCCTGAAGAAGTTATTAAGCGTAGTCTCGATCCTCTTAGTGCAACAGTTGGCAGGGATGGCTTTGCTAAGACCATATATTCAAGGTTGTTTGATTG GCTGGTGGACAAAATCAATGTATCAATCGGGCAAGATGCCAAGTCAAAATCTCTGATTGGGGTCCTGGACATCTATGGTTTTGAAAGCTTCAAGCATAATAG CTTTGAGCAATTCTGCATTAACTTTACAAATGAGAAACTGCAGCAACATTTTAACCAG CATGTCTTCAAGATGGAGCAAGAAGAATACACAAGAGAGGTCATTGATTGGAGCTATATTGAATTTGTTGACAATCAAGATGTTTTAGATCTTATTGAGAAG AAACCAGGTGGAATTGTTGCTCTTCTTGATGAAGCCTG TATGTTTCCAAAGTCAACACATGAAACATTTGCAAACAAGCTTTATATGACTTTCAAGAATCATAAGCGGTTTCTGAAGCCTAAATTGTCTCGCACAGATTTCATAATATCTCATTATGCTGGAGAG GTTCACTACCAGTCTGATcaatttttggacaaaaataaagATTATGTGGTTCCAGAACATCAAGACCTGTTAAGTGCTTCTAAATGCTCTTTTGTCGCTGGCCTTTTTCCTTCAATTCATGAAGAGACTACAAAATCTTCCAAGTTTGCATCAATTGGGTCACGTTTTAAG TTACAACTACAACAATTGATGGAAACTTTAAATGCTACAGAACCGCACTATATAAGATGTGTAAAGCCAAACAATCTTCTTAAACCTGCCATTTTCGAGAATTCAAATATAATGCAACAATTGCGCTGTGGA GGTGTTCTGGAAGCAATCAGAATAAGTTGTGCTGGATATCCTACTCGCCGACCTTTTTTTGAGTTCATAAACCGATTTGGGCTTCTTGCACCTGAGGTTTTGGAAGGAAG TTATGATGAAAAAGTTGCATGCCAgaagattttggaaaagaaagggCTCAAAGGATCTCAG ATAGGTAAAACAAAGGTTTTCCTAAGAGCTGGTCAGATGGCTGAGTTAGATGCTCGAAGGGCAGAAGTTCTTTCAAGTGCAGCAAAAGCCATACAACAGCGAATACGAACTCATTATGCTCGTAAGCAATTTGTTGCATTGAGAAAAGCAAGCATCTGTATGCAGTCTTTGTGCAGAG GTAAACTGGCTTGCAAACATTATGAGGGAATGAAAAGGGAGGCAGCTGCAGTAAAAATTCAGAAGAACACGCGTAGACGTGAAGCCAGAATGGCATATAACAAACTCCGCATCTCAGTGCTTGTTTTGCAGACAGGCTTGCGTTCAATGGATGCTTGTAAAAGATTTACATTTAAAAGGCAAAGTAGAGCTGCAACTGTAATTCAG GCAATGTGGCGCTGTCATAAAGCATCATCATATCACAGAAAACTTAAGAGAGGAACAATAATTGCACAATGCAGATGGAGGGGAAAAATTGCCAGGAGGGAGTTACGGAAGCTAAAAATG GCTGCAAGAGAAACAGGGGCATTGAAAGAGGCCAAAGACAAGCTTGAGAAACAATTGGAGGAGCTCACATGGCGCTTACAGCTGGAAAAACGTCTGAGG ACTGACCTAGAAGAAGCCAAAGCACAAGAAATAGCAAAATTACAAAACTCTTTGGAGGCTATGCAAAAGAAAGTTGATGAAGCAAATGCACTGCTAGTCAAAGAACGAGAGTCCGCAAAAAAGGCTATTCAAGATGCACCTCCAGTCATCAAGGAGGTTCCAGTTTATGTTGAAGACACCAATAAAGTTGAATCTCTGACAGAAGAAATTAGCAGTTTAAAG GCTTCATTGCAGCATGAAAAGGAAAGCTCTAATGAGCTACAACAGCAGTATGGCAAAGCACAAGAGTCTAGTGAAGAAAGACGTAAACAGTTAGAAGAAACAGAAGGAAGACTTCATCAGCTCCAAGAATCTTTACACAG GCTAGAGGAGAAATTGAATAATTTGGAATCAGAGAATAAAGTTCTTCGTCAACAAGCTGTATCAATTGCACCAAATAAGTTCCTCTCTGGACGATCTAGATCAATTCTTCAG AGGATGGAAAGCAGTCATTCCTTTGGCGATACTAGGATGACCATG GATTTGCATAGTGCTTCAATGAATCATAGGGATTTTGAAGCAGATGACAAACCACAAAAGTCACTGAATGAGAAACAGCAGGAGAATCAGGAGTTGCTACTTCGTTGCATTGCTCAACACTTGGGCTTTGCCTGCAATAGGCCAATTGCAGCATGCATCATATATAAATGCCTTCTGCATTGGAGATCTTTTGAAGTTGAGAGGACTAGTGTTTTTGACCGCATCATCCAGACTATAGGTCATGCTATCGAG AAAACCCAGGACAACAATGATGTCTTGGCCTATTGGCTATCAAATGCTTCTACTCTCTTATTGCTGCTCCAGCGGACATTGAAAGCCAGTGGTGCTGCTGGCATGGCACCTCAACGACGTCGATCGTCCTCTGCAAGTCTCTTTGGGAGGATGAATTAC AGTTTCAGGGGAACACCCCAAGGAGTCAACCTATCTTTTGTAACTAGTGGCATCCCTGGTGGAGTAGAATCTTTACGCCAAATTGAAGCAAAGTACCCTGCTTTACTCTTCAAACAGCAACTTACAGCTTATGTGGAAAAAATCTACGGGATGATTCGTGATAATCTGAAGAAGGAAATATCTCCATTGCTTGGGCTGTGTATTCag GCACCAAGAACTTCTAGAGCAAGCTTAGTTAAGGGATCATCGCGTTCGGTTGCGAATACTGCTGCCCAGCAAGTTTTGATTGCTCACTGGCAAGGAATAGTGACAAGCCTTGGGAATTTTTTGAATACCTTAAAAGCAAATCAT GTACCACCATTTTTAGTTCGTAAAGTGTTCACGCAGATATTTTCTTTCATTAATGTTCAATTATTCAACAG CCTTCTGTTGAGGAGGGAATGCTGTTCATTCAGTAATGGTGAATATGTTAAAGCAGGGCTGGCTGAGTTGGAACACTGGTGCTATACTGCTACTGACAAG TATGCAGGTTCAGCTTGGGAGGAATTAAAGCACATCCGACAAGCTATTGGATTTCTG GTTATACATCCAAAGCCAAAGAAGACTCTGGATGAGATAAGCCACAGCCTCTGCCCA GTTCTCAGTGTCCAGCAGTTGTATAGGATCAGCACAATGTACTGGGATGACAAGTATGGCACTCACAGTGTATCCTCAGAA GTGATATCAAAGATGAGGGTATTGATGACTGAAGATTCAAACAATGCAGTCAGCAATTCATTTTTATTGGATGATGATTCGAG CATTCCGTTTTCAGTTGATGACATATCGAAGTCTATGGAACAAATAGAAATTTCTGACATTGAACCCCCACCACTTATCCGTGAAAACACGGGCTTCAGCTTCTTGCTTCCAGCCTAA
- the LOC113730614 gene encoding myosin-9 isoform X2 → MNSMRSMQMVKEGKSNSILVSGESGAGKTETTKMLMRYLAFLGGRAATEGRTVEQQVLESNPVLEAFGNAKTVRNNNSSRFGKFVEIQFDKQGRISGAAIRTYLLERSRVCQISDPERNYHCFYLLCAAPQEEIEKYKLGQPKTFHYLNQSRCYELDGVSDAHDYLATRRAMDIVGISAKEQEAIFRVVAAILHIGNIDFAKGKEIDSSMLKDEKSKFHLKTTAELLRCDPVALEDALLKRVMITPEEVIKRSLDPLSATVGRDGFAKTIYSRLFDWLVDKINVSIGQDAKSKSLIGVLDIYGFESFKHNSFEQFCINFTNEKLQQHFNQHVFKMEQEEYTREVIDWSYIEFVDNQDVLDLIEKKPGGIVALLDEACMFPKSTHETFANKLYMTFKNHKRFLKPKLSRTDFIISHYAGEVHYQSDQFLDKNKDYVVPEHQDLLSASKCSFVAGLFPSIHEETTKSSKFASIGSRFKLQLQQLMETLNATEPHYIRCVKPNNLLKPAIFENSNIMQQLRCGGVLEAIRISCAGYPTRRPFFEFINRFGLLAPEVLEGSYDEKVACQKILEKKGLKGSQIGKTKVFLRAGQMAELDARRAEVLSSAAKAIQQRIRTHYARKQFVALRKASICMQSLCRGKLACKHYEGMKREAAAVKIQKNTRRREARMAYNKLRISVLVLQTGLRSMDACKRFTFKRQSRAATVIQAMWRCHKASSYHRKLKRGTIIAQCRWRGKIARRELRKLKMAARETGALKEAKDKLEKQLEELTWRLQLEKRLRTDLEEAKAQEIAKLQNSLEAMQKKVDEANALLVKERESAKKAIQDAPPVIKEVPVYVEDTNKVESLTEEISSLKASLQHEKESSNELQQQYGKAQESSEERRKQLEETEGRLHQLQESLHRLEEKLNNLESENKVLRQQAVSIAPNKFLSGRSRSILQRMESSHSFGDTRMTMDLHSASMNHRDFEADDKPQKSLNEKQQENQELLLRCIAQHLGFACNRPIAACIIYKCLLHWRSFEVERTSVFDRIIQTIGHAIEKTQDNNDVLAYWLSNASTLLLLLQRTLKASGAAGMAPQRRRSSSASLFGRMNYSFRGTPQGVNLSFVTSGIPGGVESLRQIEAKYPALLFKQQLTAYVEKIYGMIRDNLKKEISPLLGLCIQAPRTSRASLVKGSSRSVANTAAQQVLIAHWQGIVTSLGNFLNTLKANHVPPFLVRKVFTQIFSFINVQLFNSLLLRRECCSFSNGEYVKAGLAELEHWCYTATDKYAGSAWEELKHIRQAIGFLVIHPKPKKTLDEISHSLCPVLSVQQLYRISTMYWDDKYGTHSVSSEVISKMRVLMTEDSNNAVSNSFLLDDDSSIPFSVDDISKSMEQIEISDIEPPPLIRENTGFSFLLPA, encoded by the exons aTGAACTCAATGAGATCTAT GCAAATGGTAAAGGAAGGAAAAAGCAATTCCATTCTGGTTAGTGGTGAAAGTGGAGCAGGTAAAACAGAGACAACAAAAATGCTTATGCGGTACCTTGCCTTTCTGGGAGGGCGGGCAGCTACTGAAGGAAGAACAGTCGAGCAGCAAGTTCTTGAA TCCAATCCCGTTCTTGAAGCATTTGGGAATGCTAAAACTGTTAGAAATAATAATTCCAG CCGTTTCGGAAAATTCGTAGAGATACAATTTGACAAGCAAGGGAGAATATCAGGAGCAGCTATCAGAACTTACCTTCTTGAGAGATCCCGAGTTTGCCAAATATCTGATCCTGAGCGGAACTACCACTGCTTTTATCTCCTTTGTGCCGCTCCGCAGGAG GAAATTGAGAAGTATAAACTGGGACAACCTAAGACCTTTCACTACCTCAATCAGTCACGTTGCTATGAGCTGGATGGTGTGAGCGATGCCCATGACTATCTTGCCACTAGGAGAGCGATGGATATTGTTGGAATTAGTGCAAAGGAGCAG GAAGCAATTTTCAGAGTTGTTGCTGCGATTCTTCATATTGGTAACATTGATTTTGCAAAGGGAAAGGAAATTGATTCATCAATGCTAAAGGATGAGAAATCAAAATTTCATCTTAAAACAACAGCAGAACTTCTCAG GTGTGATCCTGTGGCTCTGGAAGATGCACTGTTGAAACGTGTGATGATTACCCCTGAAGAAGTTATTAAGCGTAGTCTCGATCCTCTTAGTGCAACAGTTGGCAGGGATGGCTTTGCTAAGACCATATATTCAAGGTTGTTTGATTG GCTGGTGGACAAAATCAATGTATCAATCGGGCAAGATGCCAAGTCAAAATCTCTGATTGGGGTCCTGGACATCTATGGTTTTGAAAGCTTCAAGCATAATAG CTTTGAGCAATTCTGCATTAACTTTACAAATGAGAAACTGCAGCAACATTTTAACCAG CATGTCTTCAAGATGGAGCAAGAAGAATACACAAGAGAGGTCATTGATTGGAGCTATATTGAATTTGTTGACAATCAAGATGTTTTAGATCTTATTGAGAAG AAACCAGGTGGAATTGTTGCTCTTCTTGATGAAGCCTG TATGTTTCCAAAGTCAACACATGAAACATTTGCAAACAAGCTTTATATGACTTTCAAGAATCATAAGCGGTTTCTGAAGCCTAAATTGTCTCGCACAGATTTCATAATATCTCATTATGCTGGAGAG GTTCACTACCAGTCTGATcaatttttggacaaaaataaagATTATGTGGTTCCAGAACATCAAGACCTGTTAAGTGCTTCTAAATGCTCTTTTGTCGCTGGCCTTTTTCCTTCAATTCATGAAGAGACTACAAAATCTTCCAAGTTTGCATCAATTGGGTCACGTTTTAAG TTACAACTACAACAATTGATGGAAACTTTAAATGCTACAGAACCGCACTATATAAGATGTGTAAAGCCAAACAATCTTCTTAAACCTGCCATTTTCGAGAATTCAAATATAATGCAACAATTGCGCTGTGGA GGTGTTCTGGAAGCAATCAGAATAAGTTGTGCTGGATATCCTACTCGCCGACCTTTTTTTGAGTTCATAAACCGATTTGGGCTTCTTGCACCTGAGGTTTTGGAAGGAAG TTATGATGAAAAAGTTGCATGCCAgaagattttggaaaagaaagggCTCAAAGGATCTCAG ATAGGTAAAACAAAGGTTTTCCTAAGAGCTGGTCAGATGGCTGAGTTAGATGCTCGAAGGGCAGAAGTTCTTTCAAGTGCAGCAAAAGCCATACAACAGCGAATACGAACTCATTATGCTCGTAAGCAATTTGTTGCATTGAGAAAAGCAAGCATCTGTATGCAGTCTTTGTGCAGAG GTAAACTGGCTTGCAAACATTATGAGGGAATGAAAAGGGAGGCAGCTGCAGTAAAAATTCAGAAGAACACGCGTAGACGTGAAGCCAGAATGGCATATAACAAACTCCGCATCTCAGTGCTTGTTTTGCAGACAGGCTTGCGTTCAATGGATGCTTGTAAAAGATTTACATTTAAAAGGCAAAGTAGAGCTGCAACTGTAATTCAG GCAATGTGGCGCTGTCATAAAGCATCATCATATCACAGAAAACTTAAGAGAGGAACAATAATTGCACAATGCAGATGGAGGGGAAAAATTGCCAGGAGGGAGTTACGGAAGCTAAAAATG GCTGCAAGAGAAACAGGGGCATTGAAAGAGGCCAAAGACAAGCTTGAGAAACAATTGGAGGAGCTCACATGGCGCTTACAGCTGGAAAAACGTCTGAGG ACTGACCTAGAAGAAGCCAAAGCACAAGAAATAGCAAAATTACAAAACTCTTTGGAGGCTATGCAAAAGAAAGTTGATGAAGCAAATGCACTGCTAGTCAAAGAACGAGAGTCCGCAAAAAAGGCTATTCAAGATGCACCTCCAGTCATCAAGGAGGTTCCAGTTTATGTTGAAGACACCAATAAAGTTGAATCTCTGACAGAAGAAATTAGCAGTTTAAAG GCTTCATTGCAGCATGAAAAGGAAAGCTCTAATGAGCTACAACAGCAGTATGGCAAAGCACAAGAGTCTAGTGAAGAAAGACGTAAACAGTTAGAAGAAACAGAAGGAAGACTTCATCAGCTCCAAGAATCTTTACACAG GCTAGAGGAGAAATTGAATAATTTGGAATCAGAGAATAAAGTTCTTCGTCAACAAGCTGTATCAATTGCACCAAATAAGTTCCTCTCTGGACGATCTAGATCAATTCTTCAG AGGATGGAAAGCAGTCATTCCTTTGGCGATACTAGGATGACCATG GATTTGCATAGTGCTTCAATGAATCATAGGGATTTTGAAGCAGATGACAAACCACAAAAGTCACTGAATGAGAAACAGCAGGAGAATCAGGAGTTGCTACTTCGTTGCATTGCTCAACACTTGGGCTTTGCCTGCAATAGGCCAATTGCAGCATGCATCATATATAAATGCCTTCTGCATTGGAGATCTTTTGAAGTTGAGAGGACTAGTGTTTTTGACCGCATCATCCAGACTATAGGTCATGCTATCGAG AAAACCCAGGACAACAATGATGTCTTGGCCTATTGGCTATCAAATGCTTCTACTCTCTTATTGCTGCTCCAGCGGACATTGAAAGCCAGTGGTGCTGCTGGCATGGCACCTCAACGACGTCGATCGTCCTCTGCAAGTCTCTTTGGGAGGATGAATTAC AGTTTCAGGGGAACACCCCAAGGAGTCAACCTATCTTTTGTAACTAGTGGCATCCCTGGTGGAGTAGAATCTTTACGCCAAATTGAAGCAAAGTACCCTGCTTTACTCTTCAAACAGCAACTTACAGCTTATGTGGAAAAAATCTACGGGATGATTCGTGATAATCTGAAGAAGGAAATATCTCCATTGCTTGGGCTGTGTATTCag GCACCAAGAACTTCTAGAGCAAGCTTAGTTAAGGGATCATCGCGTTCGGTTGCGAATACTGCTGCCCAGCAAGTTTTGATTGCTCACTGGCAAGGAATAGTGACAAGCCTTGGGAATTTTTTGAATACCTTAAAAGCAAATCAT GTACCACCATTTTTAGTTCGTAAAGTGTTCACGCAGATATTTTCTTTCATTAATGTTCAATTATTCAACAG CCTTCTGTTGAGGAGGGAATGCTGTTCATTCAGTAATGGTGAATATGTTAAAGCAGGGCTGGCTGAGTTGGAACACTGGTGCTATACTGCTACTGACAAG TATGCAGGTTCAGCTTGGGAGGAATTAAAGCACATCCGACAAGCTATTGGATTTCTG GTTATACATCCAAAGCCAAAGAAGACTCTGGATGAGATAAGCCACAGCCTCTGCCCA GTTCTCAGTGTCCAGCAGTTGTATAGGATCAGCACAATGTACTGGGATGACAAGTATGGCACTCACAGTGTATCCTCAGAA GTGATATCAAAGATGAGGGTATTGATGACTGAAGATTCAAACAATGCAGTCAGCAATTCATTTTTATTGGATGATGATTCGAG CATTCCGTTTTCAGTTGATGACATATCGAAGTCTATGGAACAAATAGAAATTTCTGACATTGAACCCCCACCACTTATCCGTGAAAACACGGGCTTCAGCTTCTTGCTTCCAGCCTAA